Proteins co-encoded in one Quercus robur chromosome 8, dhQueRobu3.1, whole genome shotgun sequence genomic window:
- the LOC126697813 gene encoding uncharacterized protein LOC126697813 — MVSREHKRAALHEKLQLLRSITNSHALNENSIIIDASKYIQELKQKVERLNQDIATSRTSSDQNPLPVVSVTTLEKGYLINVLSEKSCPGLLVSILEAFEELGLTVLEARVSCTDNFRLQAVGGEDEEQGESINAQVVKQAVVQAIKNWSESSE; from the exons ATGGTTTCTAGGGAGCACAAGAGGGCAGCACTGCATGAGAAGCTGCAACTACTTCGTTCCATTACTAACTCTCATGCT CTAAACGAGAACTCAATCATAATAGACGCATCAAAGTATATTCAAGAGCTAAAGCAGAAAGTAGAAAGACTGAATCAAGATATAGCAACTTCAAGAACCTCAAGTGATCAAAATCCATTGCCTGTG GTTTCTGTAACAACCCTAGAGAAGGGCTACCTAATAAATGTGTTATCAGAGAAGAGTTGCCCAGGCCTGCTTGTCTCCATATTGGAAGCCTTCGAAGAACTGGGTCTTACTGTTCTTGAAGCTAGGGTTTCTTGTACTGATAATTTCCGGTTACAAGCAGTTGGAGGAGAA GATGAAGAACAAGGCGAAAGCATTAATGCTCAAGTGGTGAAACAAGCAGTGGTGCAGGCTATTAAGAACTGGAGTGAGAGTTCTGAATAA
- the LOC126697814 gene encoding BTB/POZ domain-containing protein At3g56230 isoform X1, producing MDCSICTSMPVILRPPRNTICGACYEGARSIINLINKLESEKARNGPPNSCKTLLDVSRWVCDMKDMENVQKEEVSFLKGGFFTALKDQMHTDMELKPGNNGPSIPAHRALLATRSQIFKNMLDSDVCKAPPKDNIITLSELDHEELESLLQFLYTGSLPEEKMEKHVYSLSLAADKYEIPYLQKLCERHMLRSLKSSNALSVLEISDVCSYLSLKETALKFIVKNIEDIAFSDRYDEFALKNPHLCVQITRASLMEARKN from the exons ATGGACTGTTCAATTTGCACATCAATGCCAGTTATATTAAGGCCTCCAAGGAATACAATATGTGGGGCTTGCTATGAGGGAGCTAGGAGCATAATCAACCTGATAAACAAGCTTGAAAGTGAAAAGGCAAGGAATGGTCCACCAAATTCGTGTAAG ACACTCCTAGATGTTTCAAGATGGGTATGTGATATGAAGGATATGGAAAATGTACAGAAAGAGGAGGTAAGCTTTCTTAAGGGGGGTTTCTTTACTGCGCTTAAAGATCAAATGCACACTGATATGGAACTCAAGCCAGGCAATAATGGGCCTTCCATACCTGCACATAGGGCCTTACTG GCAACAAGATCACAAATATTTAAGAATATGCTAGATTCAGATGTATGTAAAGCGCCACCAAAGGACAATATAATTACATTGTCTGAGTTGGACCATGAAGAGCTGGAGTCTCTTCTGCAATTCCTCTACACTGGGAGCTTGCCTGAAGAGAAAATGGAGAAGCATGTCTACTCACTATCACTAGCAGCCGATAAGTACGAAATCCCATACTTACAGAAGTTATGTGAGCGACACATGCTAAGGTCTTTGAAGTCATCCAATGCTCTTAGTGTACTAGAGATCTCAGATGTTTGTTCCTACCTATCTTTGAAAGAGACAGCTTTAAAATTCATTGTCAAAAACATTGAGGATATAGCCTTCTCAGATAGATATGATGAATTTGCACTCAAGAATCCACATCTTTGTGTTCAGATTACAAGGGCATCGTTGATGGAAGCCAGGAAAAATTGA
- the LOC126697814 gene encoding BTB/POZ domain-containing protein At3g56230 isoform X2, giving the protein MVHQIRTLLDVSRWVCDMKDMENVQKEEVSFLKGGFFTALKDQMHTDMELKPGNNGPSIPAHRALLATRSQIFKNMLDSDVCKAPPKDNIITLSELDHEELESLLQFLYTGSLPEEKMEKHVYSLSLAADKYEIPYLQKLCERHMLRSLKSSNALSVLEISDVCSYLSLKETALKFIVKNIEDIAFSDRYDEFALKNPHLCVQITRASLMEARKN; this is encoded by the exons ATGGTCCACCAAATTCGT ACACTCCTAGATGTTTCAAGATGGGTATGTGATATGAAGGATATGGAAAATGTACAGAAAGAGGAGGTAAGCTTTCTTAAGGGGGGTTTCTTTACTGCGCTTAAAGATCAAATGCACACTGATATGGAACTCAAGCCAGGCAATAATGGGCCTTCCATACCTGCACATAGGGCCTTACTG GCAACAAGATCACAAATATTTAAGAATATGCTAGATTCAGATGTATGTAAAGCGCCACCAAAGGACAATATAATTACATTGTCTGAGTTGGACCATGAAGAGCTGGAGTCTCTTCTGCAATTCCTCTACACTGGGAGCTTGCCTGAAGAGAAAATGGAGAAGCATGTCTACTCACTATCACTAGCAGCCGATAAGTACGAAATCCCATACTTACAGAAGTTATGTGAGCGACACATGCTAAGGTCTTTGAAGTCATCCAATGCTCTTAGTGTACTAGAGATCTCAGATGTTTGTTCCTACCTATCTTTGAAAGAGACAGCTTTAAAATTCATTGTCAAAAACATTGAGGATATAGCCTTCTCAGATAGATATGATGAATTTGCACTCAAGAATCCACATCTTTGTGTTCAGATTACAAGGGCATCGTTGATGGAAGCCAGGAAAAATTGA